The following proteins come from a genomic window of bacterium BMS3Abin08:
- the thyX gene encoding thymidylate synthase ThyX, which yields MPETKLKVILLKHTPEPEETVAMAAKLCYSPSDIEKLREKIKAGDQKAFVEKLMKMGHMTPIEHASFTFAVEGISRACSHQLVRHRLASYSQQSQRYVSEEAGFDFLVPPTIKEDPELASFFEDFMAKAQGAYNHIVKRLEERGIKGEAANQDARFVLPNACETKIMVTMNARELLHFFSQRCCLRAQWEIRTMAEEMLKPVKRVAPTIFAKAGPACISGPCPEGEYTCGRIKEVRAMYRKM from the coding sequence ATGCCTGAAACTAAACTAAAGGTTATTCTTTTAAAGCATACCCCCGAGCCCGAGGAGACAGTGGCAATGGCCGCCAAGCTATGCTACAGCCCCTCGGATATCGAGAAACTCAGAGAAAAGATAAAGGCCGGGGACCAAAAGGCATTTGTAGAGAAGCTCATGAAAATGGGGCACATGACACCCATTGAACATGCATCTTTTACGTTTGCCGTTGAGGGAATATCGAGGGCCTGTTCTCATCAGCTCGTCAGACACAGACTTGCTTCATACAGTCAGCAGTCCCAGAGGTATGTCAGTGAAGAGGCTGGTTTTGATTTCCTGGTGCCGCCGACTATAAAAGAGGACCCGGAGCTTGCCTCTTTCTTTGAAGACTTTATGGCTAAGGCCCAGGGGGCTTATAATCACATTGTAAAGAGACTGGAGGAGCGTGGGATAAAGGGAGAGGCAGCAAACCAGGATGCAAGGTTTGTCCTTCCCAATGCCTGTGAGACAAAGATAATGGTTACCATGAATGCGAGGGAGTTGCTGCATTTTTTCTCTCAGCGGTGCTGTCTCAGGGCACAGTGGGAGATCAGGACAATGGCTGAGGAGATGCTTAAACCCGTGAAAAGGGTTGCCCCCACCATATTCGCAAAGGCTGGTCCTGCGTGTATCTCAGGCCCCTGTCCGGAGGGGGAATATACGTGTGGCAGGATAAAAGAGGTAAGGGCGATGTATAGAAAGATGTAG